One window from the genome of Cricetulus griseus strain 17A/GY chromosome 2, alternate assembly CriGri-PICRH-1.0, whole genome shotgun sequence encodes:
- the Nus1 gene encoding dehydrodolichyl diphosphate synthase complex subunit NUS1 isoform X3, translated as MTGLYELVWRVLHALLCLHRTLTSWLRVRFRTWNWIWRRCCRAASAAVLAPLGFTLRKPPAVGRNRRHHRHPPGGPGPAATHPRLRWRADGRSLQKLPVHMGLVITEVEQEPSFSDIASLVVWCMAVGISYISVYDHQGIFKRNNSRLMDEILKQQQELLGLDCSKYSPEFANSNDKDDQGSHGFPDPDLVLKFGPVDSTLGFLPWQIRLTEIVSLPSHLNISYEDFFSALRQYAACEQRLGK; from the exons ATGACGGGGCTGTACGAGCTGGTGTGGCGGGTGCTGCACGCGCTGCTCTGCCTGCACCGCACGCTCACCTCCTGGCTCCGCGTTCGCTTCCGCACCTGGAACTGGATCTGGCGGCGCTGCTGCCGCGCCGCCTCCGCCGCGGTCCTAGCGCCGCTCGGCTTCACGCTCCGCAAGCCCCCGGCCGTCGGCAGGAACCGGCGTCATCACCGGCACCCACCCGGGGGACCCGGGCCGGCCGCCACCCATCCCCGGCTGCGCTGGCGCGCGGACGGCCGGTCCCTGCAGAAGCTGCCGGTGCACATGGGCCTGGTGATCACCGAGGTGGAGCAGGAGCCCAGCTTCTCCGACATCGCGAGCCTCGTGGTGTGGTGTATGGCCGTGGGGATCTCCTACATTAGCGTCTACGACCACCAAG gtattttcAAGAGAAATAATTCCAGATTGATggatgaaattttaaaacaacaacaggaaCTTTTGGGCCTAGATTGTTCCAAATACTCACCAGAGTTTGCAAATAGTAATGACAAAGACGATCAAG GTTCACATGGTTTCCCTGATCCTGATTTAGTGTTGAAGTTTGGTCCTGTGGACAGCACGTTAGGTTTTCTTCCCTGGCAAATCAGATTGACTGAGATCGT ctCTTTGCCTTCTCACCTAAACATCAGTTATGAGGACTTTTTCTCCGCACTTCGCCAGTATGCAGCTTGTGAACAGCGTCTGGGAAAGTAG
- the Nus1 gene encoding dehydrodolichyl diphosphate synthase complex subunit NUS1 isoform X2, which produces MTGLYELVWRVLHALLCLHRTLTSWLRVRFRTWNWIWRRCCRAASAAVLAPLGFTLRKPPAVGRNRRHHRHPPGGPGPAATHPRLRWRADGRSLQKLPVHMGLVITEVEQEPSFSDIASLVVWCMAVGISYISVYDHQGIFKRNNSRLMDEILKQQQELLGLDCSKYSPEFANSNDKDDQVLNCPSAVKVLSPEDGKAGIVRAAQDFCQLVAQQQRRPTDLDVDLLDGLLSSHGFPDPDLVLKFGPVDSTLGFLPWQIRLTEIVSLPSHLNISYEDFFSALRQYAACEQRLGK; this is translated from the exons ATGACGGGGCTGTACGAGCTGGTGTGGCGGGTGCTGCACGCGCTGCTCTGCCTGCACCGCACGCTCACCTCCTGGCTCCGCGTTCGCTTCCGCACCTGGAACTGGATCTGGCGGCGCTGCTGCCGCGCCGCCTCCGCCGCGGTCCTAGCGCCGCTCGGCTTCACGCTCCGCAAGCCCCCGGCCGTCGGCAGGAACCGGCGTCATCACCGGCACCCACCCGGGGGACCCGGGCCGGCCGCCACCCATCCCCGGCTGCGCTGGCGCGCGGACGGCCGGTCCCTGCAGAAGCTGCCGGTGCACATGGGCCTGGTGATCACCGAGGTGGAGCAGGAGCCCAGCTTCTCCGACATCGCGAGCCTCGTGGTGTGGTGTATGGCCGTGGGGATCTCCTACATTAGCGTCTACGACCACCAAG gtattttcAAGAGAAATAATTCCAGATTGATggatgaaattttaaaacaacaacaggaaCTTTTGGGCCTAGATTGTTCCAAATACTCACCAGAGTTTGCAAATAGTAATGACAAAGACGATCAAG TTTTAAATTGCCCTTCAGCAGTGAAGGTGCTGTCCCCAGAAGATGGAAAAGCGGGCATTGTGAGAGCTGCCCAGGACTTTTGCCAGTTAGTAGCTCAGCAGCAGAGGAGACCCACAGATTTGGATGTAGATCTGCTAGACGGCTTACTTA GTTCACATGGTTTCCCTGATCCTGATTTAGTGTTGAAGTTTGGTCCTGTGGACAGCACGTTAGGTTTTCTTCCCTGGCAAATCAGATTGACTGAGATCGT ctCTTTGCCTTCTCACCTAAACATCAGTTATGAGGACTTTTTCTCCGCACTTCGCCAGTATGCAGCTTGTGAACAGCGTCTGGGAAAGTAG